A window of the Gemmatimonadota bacterium genome harbors these coding sequences:
- a CDS encoding amidohydrolase gives MTVIDFHNHYYPPAYLEALRAGPTNLRVAEDDQGNPVLHYPGDYNIVVPGHRDIAFREAVLAEQGIDRQVLSFTSPGTHFEPPARALELACLVNDALAEVVATRGARFTALGTLPLNDPAASVAELERVVRELGLPGVMLFSNVNGVALSDERFWPLYERAEELEAVLYIHPIHPVGVEAMTEYWLMPLVGFLFDTTLAAANLVFSGVAGRFPRIRWVLAHLGGAVPYLAERLDRGFHAFCECRAHIDRPPSEYLRRFYYDTVNFDASALRLALEFAGPDHLLAGSDYPHQIGSLERMLGSIAGLGIPPVQQAAILGGNARQLLRLW, from the coding sequence ATGACGGTCATCGACTTCCACAACCACTACTATCCGCCGGCGTACCTGGAGGCGCTGCGCGCGGGGCCGACGAACCTGCGCGTCGCGGAGGACGATCAGGGCAACCCGGTGCTGCACTACCCCGGAGACTACAACATCGTGGTGCCGGGACACCGCGACATCGCTTTCCGGGAGGCGGTGCTGGCAGAGCAGGGGATCGATCGGCAGGTGCTGAGCTTCACGTCACCGGGCACGCACTTCGAGCCGCCCGCCCGTGCCCTCGAGCTGGCGTGCCTGGTGAATGACGCGTTGGCAGAAGTGGTCGCGACGCGCGGCGCCCGATTCACCGCGCTGGGCACGCTGCCGCTGAATGATCCCGCTGCATCGGTGGCCGAGCTCGAGCGCGTGGTGCGCGAGCTGGGACTGCCCGGCGTCATGCTCTTCAGCAACGTGAACGGCGTGGCGCTCAGCGACGAGCGCTTCTGGCCGTTGTACGAGCGCGCGGAGGAGCTGGAAGCCGTACTCTACATCCACCCCATCCACCCTGTGGGCGTCGAGGCCATGACCGAGTACTGGCTCATGCCCCTCGTCGGCTTCCTCTTCGATACCACGCTCGCCGCCGCCAACCTGGTCTTCAGCGGCGTGGCCGGGCGCTTTCCGCGCATCCGCTGGGTGCTGGCCCACCTGGGCGGCGCAGTGCCCTACCTGGCCGAGCGGCTGGACCGTGGGTTCCACGCGTTTTGCGAATGCCGTGCCCACATCGACCGTCCGCCCAGCGAGTACCTGCGACGCTTCTATTACGACACTGTGAACTTCGACGCGAGCGCGCTGCGGCTGGCCCTCGAGTTCGCCGGGCCCGACCACCTGCTGGCCGGGAGCGACTACCCGCACCAGATCGGCAGTCTCGAGCGCATGCTGGGCAGCATTGCCGGGCTGGGGATCCCGCCCGTGCAGCAAGCGGCCATCCTGGGGGGAAATGCCAGGCAGCT